The genomic DNA GAAGAGATAATAGCAAGACTGGAAAAATTAGATTATAAAGATATGTTAAATGATGATTTCTTTTTAACATGGGACAAATCAACAGACGAGTTAAATTCAGTTTTTGCAGTAGCAGACGCTTTACGTAACTTAAGAGAACAAAACATATCTACTAAAGTATTTGACAGCGGATTAGGAATTTCATTATTTAGAGATAATTCTACAAGAACTAGATTTAGTTTTGCAAGTGCTTGTAATCTTTTAGGTCTTGAAGTACAGGATCTTGATGAAGGAAAATCACAGATTGCTCATGGGGAAACAGTAAGAGAAACTGCAAATATGATCTCTTTTATGGCTGATATAATCGGTATCAGAGATGATATGTATATCGGAAAAGGACATACTTACATGCAGGAAGTATCACAGGCTGTTCAGGAAGGACACAAAGACGGCGTGTTAGAGCAAAGACCAACTTTAGTTAACTTACAGTGTGATATAGATCACCCTACTCAAAGTATGGCTGATATGTTACATATTATCCATGAATTCGGAGGGGTAGAAAACTTAAAAGGAAAGAAAATAGCTATGACTTGGGCATATTCTCCGTCATACGGAAAGCCTCTGTCTGTTCCTCAAGGGATCATAGGTCTAATGAGCAGATTTGGTATGGAAGTAGTACTTGCTCACCCTGAAGGATATGAAGTAATGCCTGAAGTAGAAGAAGTAGCTAGAAAGAACGCTGAAGCTTCTGGAGGAAGTTTCGTAAAAACTAATAATATGGCTGAAGCATTTAAAGATGCAGATATAGTTTATCCAAAGAGCTGGGCTCCATTTGCTGCTATGGAAAAAAGAACTAATCTTTACGGAGAAGGAAAATTCGACGAAATTAATGTTTTAGAGAAAGAATTATTAGCTCAAAATGCTAACCATAAAGATTGGGAGTGTACTGAAGAGTTAATGAAGACAACAACTGAAGGAAAAGCTCTTTACATGCACTGTTTACCAGCAGATATAACAGGAGTAAGCTGCAAAGAGGGAGAAGTAGAAGCATCAGTATTCGACAGATACAGAGTACCTTTATATAAAGAGGCTGGATATAAACCTTATATCATAGCTGCAATGATGTTCTTAAGTAAAGTAAAAGATCCTGTGGCTACATTAAAAGCTCTTAGTGAAGGTAAAAAACCAAGATTTTTTGAAAAATAAGAATATTTAGTATTATTTAGGTGTTAGCGCACATTTTATATAAAATCCATAGGACTGCCTAAAGAGTTGCACAACATCTTACATCATAAAAAAGGCAGTCTTATTTTAATTCAAAATTTTGGAGGAAATAATGAAAAATAGAATCGTAGTTGCATTAGGTGGAAATGCACTTGGGAACAGTGCTAAAGAACAAAGAGATGCAGTAAGAGAAACGGCAATACCGATAGTTGATCTGATTGAAGCAGGACACGAAGTAATACTTGCCCATGGGAATGGTCCGCAGGTAGGAATGATAAATCTGGCGATGGATTCTGCTACAAAAAATCTTCCGAGCTTTGCAGAAATGCCGATAACTGAATGTGTGGCAATGAGTCAGGGATATATAGGCTATCATTTGCAGAGATTCATAAGAGATGAATTAAAAAGAAGAAATATTGATAAAGAAGTAGCTACTATAGTTACTGAAGTATTAGTAGACGGGGATGATCCTGCATTCAAAAGTCCTAATAAACCAATAGGCGCATTCTATACTAAGGAAGAAGCAGAAAAGCTGGAAAAACAGGGATATACTATGATGGAGGATGCCGGAAGAGGATACAGAAGAGTGGTAGCTTCTCCAAAACCTGTGGATATAGTACAAAAGAAAACAATTAAAACATTAATTGATAATTCGCAAATAGTTATAACTGTCGGCGGTGGGGGAATTCCCGTAAAATATGTAGAAGGAAAAGGAACTCTCGGGGAATTTGCAGTAATTGACAAAGATTTCGCATCTGCAAAGCTGGCTGAATTAATAGATGCAGATTATCTGATAATATTAACAGCAGTAGAAAAAATAGCTATTAACTATGGTAAGGAAAATGAGCAGTGGCTTGATAAATTATCAATAGATGATGCTAAAAAATATATAAAAGAAGGACATTTTGCTCCGGGATCAATGCTTCCGAAGGTAGAAGCCGCTTTAGGTTTTGCTGCGTCAAAACAGGGAAGAAGAGCGCTTGTTACATCATTGGAAAAAGCAAAGGACGGGATAGCAGGATTAACAGGAACAGTAATAGTAGATGAAAAATAAAATGTTATAAAAAGTTATGTAATAAATATAATTTAACTTTATACAACATACTTCCAGGCTAAATCAAATATACTTTTAAGTATATTGAAATAAAAAAAGGGCACGAATAAATCAGCCGGGGAAACCCGGTGAAAGAGGTGTAGAAATATGAGCGATGGTGAAGTAAGAGGAAGACTTAAGAGTGAAAGAAATTTTCAGATAAAAAAAATTAAGTCATTTAGGATTAGAAAAAGTCCAGGAGAAGAGAATTTACCATTTGAGAGAGATAATTTAATAAACAGACAAGTGAAAATAAATTCAAATCCATTCTATTTCGGACTTCCACAATTAAATATTGCAGCGATTCCTGTACTCTTGCCAAGCTTGTCATTTTTTACAAATGCAGCAAGGAGAGGAAGGATTCGCCGGAAGTTTATGGCACTTTGAAAAATTGATTATTTTTTTTAAAAATTAAGAATGATTAATTTTTTGAGAAGAAGTAGAATGGAGGAAAGACGTGAGTAAAACAGCAAGTAATTCAGTATTTGACATAGACGGCAAACCGTCATTTAAGGCAGCTTTTCCACTTTCATTACAGCATGTGCTGGCTATGGTAGTGGGAAATATTACACCGGCAATAATAGTTGCCAATGTGTGTAAATTAAGTCAGGCCGATAAGACTTTATTAGTACAGTGTGCATTTTTTATAGCCGGTATAGCAACATTGCTTCAGCTTTATCCTGTATGGAAATTCGGAGCCAGATTACCGGTAATAATGGGTGTTAGTTTTGCATATGTTCCGACACTGACTACATTGGGAAGCCAGTATGGAATAAAAGCCATTTTTGGAGCCCAGCTTGTAGGAGGGGTAGTAGCTATATTCGTGGGAATATTTTTGAAACATCTCAGAAAGTATTTTCCGCCGATAGTAGCCGGGACCGTAGTGCTTACGATAGGGCTTTCATTATATACAATAGCTATAAAATATATGGCAGGCGGGGCCAATCTTCCTCCGGAAGAGTTTGGTTCGCTGAAACACTGGGGAGTAGCAGTCTTAACATTAGTAGTAGTGCTTATATGCAACCAGTTTGGTAAGGGTTATGTGAAGCTTGCTTCTATATTAATAGGGATTGTCGTAGGATATGTAGTGGCATTCATGCTTGGAATGGTTAATTTTGCTAGTATAGGTCAGGCGGGATGGTTCTCTGTACCAAAACCTATGCATTTCGGCTTGGAATTTCCAATAAATGCCATTATATCAATGTCAATAATATATATTGTAAACTCTGTACAGGCAGTGGGAGACATTTCTGCTACTACGGTAGGAGGAATGGGAAGGGAAGCCACAGATGAGGAACTCGCGGGAGGAATCATGGGAAATGGATTATCCAGCGTAGTCGCTTCGTTTTTCGGCGGACTCCCTACAGCGACATACAGTCAGAATGTAGGAATAGTAGCAATGACAAAAGTGGTCAGCCGGTATATTTTAGGTTTGGCAGCAGTAGTAATTCTGCTTGCAGGATTTATACCTAAAATAGGGGCAGTAATGACAACAATTCCGCAGTCTGTTCTTGGAGGAGCTACAATAACTGTCTTTGGAATGATAACAATGACAGGAATAAGATTAATTATTCAGGATGAATTATCAAATAGAAATGTTACAATAGTCGGTTTATCATTAGCATTAGGTATGGGTATTTCACTGGTACCCGAATCTCTCAGTCACTTTCCCGAATCTATAAGAATAATATTCGGAAGTTCGGCTGTAGTAATCTCTTCACTATTAGCGTTCACGCTCAATATTATTTTACCTAAAGCAACAATAGTTGATGAAGAAAAAGAACGTAAAAAGTTCGAAAGCAAAAGTTAAAAAATTCATTTATAAATATTTTTATATAAAAACTATTGTTGGAGGGAAAATTTTATGGGTAAAAAAAATCAGAACGATCATGAATTGATCTATCAGTTGGATGGGAAACCAAGTTTTGGAGTAGCGTTTCCTTTAGGATTACAGCATGTGCTTGCGATGTTTACAGGAAATCTGGCACCGGTGTTGATTCTTATCGGGGTGCTGAAATTACCTCAGGATCAAAGCTTGAGAATGATACAGTGTGCGATGTTTGTTTCGGGGTTAACTACATTTGTTCAGTTATATCCAATAAAAATCGGGAAATTTCAGATCGGGGCAGGTCTGCCGATAGTAATGGGAACTTCATTTGCATTTGTACCGACTGCTAAAAACATAGGCTTGCAGTACGGACTTGCAGGAGTACTGGGCGGAGCACTTTTAGGAAGCTTGGTAGAGGTGGTTATGGGATTTTTCTATAAACCGCTGAAAAAATTCTTTCCGCCGTTAGTAGTAGGAGCTGTATTAATAACTATAGGAATTCATTTGCTGAAAGTAGGAGTAGATTACTTCGCAGGGGGAGTAGGATCGAGTGATTACGGATCACCGAAGAATCTTTTCTTAGGATTCTTAGTATTCGCAGTAATAATGTCATTACAAAGATTTGGAAAAGGAATGTGGAAGATATCTGCAATATTAATAGGGCTGATAGTAGGTTATCTGGTGGCAATACCGCTTGGTAAAGTAGATTTCAGCCATATTACCGAAGCAGGATGGCTTGCACTTCCGGTACCATTGGTAATGCCTTGGGAATTTGAATTTCATTTAGAGGCTATTCTGAGTTTTGCAGCTATATATATAGTTTCAGGACTGGAAACAATAGGTAATACTTCCGGTATTACAATAGCAGGATTTAACAGAGAGGCTACAGGGGAAGAAACTTCGGGAGGAATACTTGCCGATGCCCTTGGATCTACAACTGCTACATTGTTTAATGCTTTGCCGAACACGGCTTTCGGACAGAATGCAGGAATAGTTTCTATGACTAAGGTAGTAAATAAATGGTGTATAGCTATGGGAGCTTTTGTTTTAATGGGTGCGGCTCTTTTCCCGAAAATCGGTGCAATATTTAATGCAATGCCAAGCAGCGTTCTTGGCGGTGCAGTAATTACAGTTTTTGCAATGATACTGATAAACGGGATAAAAATGATAGCTAAAGCAGGATTTAGTGAAAGAAATGTTATAATTTTAGGTGTAACTTTTGGTATTGGTCTTGGACTCGGGGGAGATCCAAATGTAACTGCACAATTACCAGGTTTTATAAGCTTTATATTTAAGGATACAGTAGCATGTGTATGTATAGTTTCTATAATTGCGAATTTAATATTCCCGCCAAGCAAAGAGGATAAGGAACTGGCCAAGGCAGCTATGCTTGAGGAAGAAATCAAGGAAGAGAAAGCTCTTGTTTTGGAATAAAAATTGCAATATTTGAGGGATAAGCTGATTTAATTTTTAATCAGTTTTGGGGAAAAGCCTAGTATAATATCTCATTTTCAAAAACTAATCTGATTAGATGTGAACGAGATATTATACCAAAAGCATGTCAGAAAATGAAACAGCCAGACTTCGATAAAAAAAAGTGCTGTCTGTTTCGTTCATGCTTTTTAATAAGGCAGAAATACTATACTAAAAATTCTTATAAAGGCTAAAATTGAGGTCTTCTTAATTTCTAAACTAAATTTGAAGGAGAAGCGCCCATGTCAAAATTACTGTTAAAAAATGTTGATTATCTGGTAACCTTTAACGATAAAGATGAAATTTTGAGAAATTATGATATTCTCGTTGAGGGAAATAAGATAACAAAAATAGGAAAAGATATCCAGACGGATGAAACAGGCGATACAGAGATAATCGATGCGACTGGAAAAGTAGTTCTTCCGGGTTTTGTAAATACTCACCACCATTTGTACCAGACAATGTTCCGGGGAATAGATGAGGTACAGGAAATGCCTCTTTTTCCATGGTTGGAAGGACTGTATGAATTTTGGAAATATCTAAATGAAGAAACTGTATATTACGGTTCGATGGTAGGGTTTTCAGAATTACTGAAAACAGGATGTACTACAACAATGGATCATCACTATGTATTTCCGAATACTAGTAAAAGTACGTTAATAGACGAACAATTCAGAGCGTCAGAAGAAATAGGTATAAGATTTCATGCGACAAGAGGTTCTATGTCACGTGGAAAAGAACAGGGAGGACTGCCGCCTGACAGTGTAGTTCAGAGTGAAGAAGAGATACTGTTAGACTCGGAAAGGTTAATAGATAAGTTTCATGATTCTGAGGACTATGCTATGAAAAGAGTGGCTCTGGCTCCATGTTCACCGTTCTCGGTTACAAAAAGCCTGATGAAAAGTTCGGCTGAATTAGCCAGAAAAAAAGGAGTAATGCTGCATACACATCTGGCTGAAACTATGGATGAAGAAGAATTTTGTATTTCAGTATACGGTATGAGACCGGTAGAGCTTATGGAGGATACCGGATGGATCGGACCGGATGTATGGTTCGCCCACGGAATATATTTTAACGATGATGAATTAAAAAGATTGAAAGGCAGCGGAATAGCCCACTGTCCGAGTTCAAATATGAAATTAAACAGCGGAATATGCAGAACTACAGAATTAGTCAGAGCAGGAGTAAATATTGGAATAGCAGTGGACGGAAGTGCTTCTAATGACGGGTCAAATATGTGGGAAGAAGTCAGAAGGGCGTATCTGCTGAATCATTTAAAATATGGAGTAAACGGTTTAAATGCATATGAAATATTGAAAATGGCAACAAAAGGCGGAGCAAGAGTATTGGGAAGAAATGATATAGGAACACTTGAAGTAGATAAGGCAGCAGACATTGTTGTATACGATCTGTCTGATATAGCGTATGCGGGATGCCATAATCCGCTGACTTCCTTGGTATGCTGCGGAAACAGCAGTTTGGTTGATATGACAATAGTCAATGGAAAAGTAGTAGTGAAAAATGGTATAGTCTTAACTATAAATACGCAGGAAACTGCAATAAAAGCTCACAGTCATGCATCAAAATTAGTGGAAAGAAGAAGAGAGGAAATACTATCAAATAAAAACTAATATTTTATATTTTACAGATATTAAAAAAATGTCCGGAAAAATACTAAGATATTAGCCTCTTTCGGAATGTTTTACATGAAAGAGGGTATTAATGCTCTGATTTGGTTATAGAAAGTCAGGGCAGTTGTACCATATTTGGCCGGTTTAATCATAATAAACCGATCAGATAACAGTAGTTATTTCGATATATCTTCGTCTTTAGTTTGTTACTATTATTTTTGCTGATTGCTCAAACCAAATATATTAATAAAGTAAAGAAAATAAAATATAAAAGTTGATATTATTAGACAATATAAAAAGGCACATAATTATATAATAATAGCGGACTATTTGGATAGGAGATATATGGATAACGAAAAAACAATGGAAAATTCATTAGATCAAACAAAAGTCAAGACTGTAAATTATGAAGACGTAAAAACAACAGCACCTGTAGATGAAAAACTTCCATTAGGAAAAACACTGGCATTTGCACTGCAGCATGTACTTGCAATGTGTGCCGGAGCGGTAGCAGTACCACTGATAGTAGGGAGTGCAGCCGGACTTTCACAAAGTGAGATTTTATTTCTTATAAATGCAGATTTATTAATAGCTGGTATAGCAACTCTGACACAGTCACTCGGTATAGGAAAATTCATCGGCGGGAAAATACCAATGATAGAAGGAACAAGCTTTGCATCGGTGAATGCCATGGTAGCAATTGCGGGTACTTACAAAGGAGATCCTTATACAGCAATTACCACTATTTTTGGTGCTGTTCTAATAGCAGGACTGTTTGTATTTCTGGTGGCTCCTTTCTTTGGAAAATTTCTGAAATTCTTTCCGGAAGTAGTAACAGGAACAGTGGTTACAATAATAGGTGTATCCTTACTGCCGGTGGCTATAAAGTGGTCAGCTGGAAATGGAGCAGAAGCCGGAAGGGCAAATATTTTTCTGGCAATGGGAACCTTAATTTTCATTTTGCTTCTAAATAAATTTTTAAAGGGAAATTTAGGAAATCTTGCTATAATGTTCGGGTTACTGGGAGGAACTCTGGCAGCCTATGCATTCGGCATGGTAGATTTTACCCTGGTAAAAGAAGCAAAAGCACTAGGCTTTGTGATGCCTTTTCATTTCGGACTTCCCCGTTTTGAAATCACTGCTATTATCTCCCTGCTTCTGGTAATGCTGGTAACTATGACTGAGGCAACCGGGAATATAATAGCCGTTCATAAAATAAGCGGAAGAAAGCTTGATGATAAAAATTTGACAAGATCATTAAGAACAGATGGTTTTGCTACTATGCTGGCTGCTGTTTTTAATACGTTTCCGCATACTGCTTTTTCACAAAATATCGGACTGCTCAGCCTTACGGGAATAAAAAGCCGTTATGTAGTAGCGGTTTCGGGAATTATGTTGCTTGCACTGGGTCTTTTGCCAAAAATGGCAGGAATAATAGCTTCTGTGCCATATCCCGTTTTAGGGGGAGCCGGCTTTGTCTTATTCGGAATGGTAGCTGCAAATGGAATAAAATCTTTGTCTAAGGTGAAATTTGACGGAACTAAAAACGGAATGATAGTAGCTGTAAGTATAGGGCTAGCTTTGATTCCCGTGGCAGTGCCGGGATTTTACGACAATTTCCCCGAATGGGTAGGAACACTTTTTCACAGCGGAATAACTACCGGAAGTTTAAGTGCAATACTGCTGAATCTCTTGTTTAACGGTGTAGGAGAAAAGGAGCAGGAATAAAAACTGAAATAAACAGCATCCTGAAAATTTTAGATTTTATGTTCGGATTTTGAAATATAAAGTCTAAAAAAGGACAGTTAACTTAAGTTTATAGATTTTTGTAAGAAGATAAATAAAAAAATGTTGGAGGATAAAGAGAATGAGTGATTTAATGAGATTAATCCCGTTTGGTACAATGGTAGAATGGATTTTTCAGGAATATGAAGAACAGGGAACTATTTTCGGAGTAAGAAAAAATAAATTTTATAAAAATAACAGCGGTACCAATATAGTAATGTTTGGTGATAAACTAAGCACTCCTATAGGACCTGCTGCAGGACCGAATTCACAGCTTGCACAGAATATAGTGGCAGCATATCTGACTGGATCACGTTTTGTAGAATTGAAAACAGTACAGCAGATGGATGGTGAAGATCTGAGAAAATGTGTGGCAAAGCCTTGTATAAATGCTGAGGATGAATGTTATAACGTGGAATGGTCAACAGAGCTTACTGTTCCTGAAGCTTATAATGAATATATAAAAGCATGGTTTGCACTGCATGTGGTAGGAAAAGAACTCGGGATCAGCGATAAGAGAGATTTTGCTTTTAATATGAGTGTGGGATATGATCTTGACGGTATAAAGTCGCCTAAAATCGATGCTTTTATAGAAGGACTGAAAGATGCCTCTACTACAGAAATATGGAAAGAATGTAAGGAATATTTATTAAATAATATTGATAAGTTTCAAAGACTTACAAAAGAAGATGTGGAAAATATTTCATCAAGCGTTTGTCCTTCAATATGTTTATCAACATTACACGGATGTCCTCCTGCTGAAATAGAAAGAATAGCAAGATATCTTCTGGAAGAGAAGAAGCTTCATACTTTCATAAAGTGTAATCCTACACTTCTAGGGTATGAATTCGCAAGAGGAATTCTGGATAAAATGGGATATGATTATATTTCATTTGATGACCACCACTTTAAGAATGACCTTCAGTACGGAGATGCTATAGCAA from Sebaldella termitidis ATCC 33386 includes the following:
- the ygeW gene encoding knotted carbamoyltransferase YgeW; translation: MDKMKQFEEIIARLEKLDYKDMLNDDFFLTWDKSTDELNSVFAVADALRNLREQNISTKVFDSGLGISLFRDNSTRTRFSFASACNLLGLEVQDLDEGKSQIAHGETVRETANMISFMADIIGIRDDMYIGKGHTYMQEVSQAVQEGHKDGVLEQRPTLVNLQCDIDHPTQSMADMLHIIHEFGGVENLKGKKIAMTWAYSPSYGKPLSVPQGIIGLMSRFGMEVVLAHPEGYEVMPEVEEVARKNAEASGGSFVKTNNMAEAFKDADIVYPKSWAPFAAMEKRTNLYGEGKFDEINVLEKELLAQNANHKDWECTEELMKTTTEGKALYMHCLPADITGVSCKEGEVEASVFDRYRVPLYKEAGYKPYIIAAMMFLSKVKDPVATLKALSEGKKPRFFEK
- the arcC gene encoding carbamate kinase, with the translated sequence MKNRIVVALGGNALGNSAKEQRDAVRETAIPIVDLIEAGHEVILAHGNGPQVGMINLAMDSATKNLPSFAEMPITECVAMSQGYIGYHLQRFIRDELKRRNIDKEVATIVTEVLVDGDDPAFKSPNKPIGAFYTKEEAEKLEKQGYTMMEDAGRGYRRVVASPKPVDIVQKKTIKTLIDNSQIVITVGGGGIPVKYVEGKGTLGEFAVIDKDFASAKLAELIDADYLIILTAVEKIAINYGKENEQWLDKLSIDDAKKYIKEGHFAPGSMLPKVEAALGFAASKQGRRALVTSLEKAKDGIAGLTGTVIVDEK
- a CDS encoding uracil-xanthine permease family protein translates to MSKTASNSVFDIDGKPSFKAAFPLSLQHVLAMVVGNITPAIIVANVCKLSQADKTLLVQCAFFIAGIATLLQLYPVWKFGARLPVIMGVSFAYVPTLTTLGSQYGIKAIFGAQLVGGVVAIFVGIFLKHLRKYFPPIVAGTVVLTIGLSLYTIAIKYMAGGANLPPEEFGSLKHWGVAVLTLVVVLICNQFGKGYVKLASILIGIVVGYVVAFMLGMVNFASIGQAGWFSVPKPMHFGLEFPINAIISMSIIYIVNSVQAVGDISATTVGGMGREATDEELAGGIMGNGLSSVVASFFGGLPTATYSQNVGIVAMTKVVSRYILGLAAVVILLAGFIPKIGAVMTTIPQSVLGGATITVFGMITMTGIRLIIQDELSNRNVTIVGLSLALGMGISLVPESLSHFPESIRIIFGSSAVVISSLLAFTLNIILPKATIVDEEKERKKFESKS
- a CDS encoding uracil-xanthine permease family protein — translated: MGKKNQNDHELIYQLDGKPSFGVAFPLGLQHVLAMFTGNLAPVLILIGVLKLPQDQSLRMIQCAMFVSGLTTFVQLYPIKIGKFQIGAGLPIVMGTSFAFVPTAKNIGLQYGLAGVLGGALLGSLVEVVMGFFYKPLKKFFPPLVVGAVLITIGIHLLKVGVDYFAGGVGSSDYGSPKNLFLGFLVFAVIMSLQRFGKGMWKISAILIGLIVGYLVAIPLGKVDFSHITEAGWLALPVPLVMPWEFEFHLEAILSFAAIYIVSGLETIGNTSGITIAGFNREATGEETSGGILADALGSTTATLFNALPNTAFGQNAGIVSMTKVVNKWCIAMGAFVLMGAALFPKIGAIFNAMPSSVLGGAVITVFAMILINGIKMIAKAGFSERNVIILGVTFGIGLGLGGDPNVTAQLPGFISFIFKDTVACVCIVSIIANLIFPPSKEDKELAKAAMLEEEIKEEKALVLE
- a CDS encoding 8-oxoguanine deaminase, yielding MSKLLLKNVDYLVTFNDKDEILRNYDILVEGNKITKIGKDIQTDETGDTEIIDATGKVVLPGFVNTHHHLYQTMFRGIDEVQEMPLFPWLEGLYEFWKYLNEETVYYGSMVGFSELLKTGCTTTMDHHYVFPNTSKSTLIDEQFRASEEIGIRFHATRGSMSRGKEQGGLPPDSVVQSEEEILLDSERLIDKFHDSEDYAMKRVALAPCSPFSVTKSLMKSSAELARKKGVMLHTHLAETMDEEEFCISVYGMRPVELMEDTGWIGPDVWFAHGIYFNDDELKRLKGSGIAHCPSSNMKLNSGICRTTELVRAGVNIGIAVDGSASNDGSNMWEEVRRAYLLNHLKYGVNGLNAYEILKMATKGGARVLGRNDIGTLEVDKAADIVVYDLSDIAYAGCHNPLTSLVCCGNSSLVDMTIVNGKVVVKNGIVLTINTQETAIKAHSHASKLVERRREEILSNKN
- a CDS encoding nucleobase:cation symporter-2 family protein — translated: MDNEKTMENSLDQTKVKTVNYEDVKTTAPVDEKLPLGKTLAFALQHVLAMCAGAVAVPLIVGSAAGLSQSEILFLINADLLIAGIATLTQSLGIGKFIGGKIPMIEGTSFASVNAMVAIAGTYKGDPYTAITTIFGAVLIAGLFVFLVAPFFGKFLKFFPEVVTGTVVTIIGVSLLPVAIKWSAGNGAEAGRANIFLAMGTLIFILLLNKFLKGNLGNLAIMFGLLGGTLAAYAFGMVDFTLVKEAKALGFVMPFHFGLPRFEITAIISLLLVMLVTMTEATGNIIAVHKISGRKLDDKNLTRSLRTDGFATMLAAVFNTFPHTAFSQNIGLLSLTGIKSRYVVAVSGIMLLALGLLPKMAGIIASVPYPVLGGAGFVLFGMVAANGIKSLSKVKFDGTKNGMIVAVSIGLALIPVAVPGFYDNFPEWVGTLFHSGITTGSLSAILLNLLFNGVGEKEQE